Proteins from a single region of Oncorhynchus kisutch isolate 150728-3 unplaced genomic scaffold, Okis_V2 Okis01b-Okis20b_hom, whole genome shotgun sequence:
- the LOC116358938 gene encoding zinc finger protein 664-like isoform X2 translates to MSSLSYCPLAKEEVCWTEKEALGLNIIVKEEEENITVKGEEEAFRIKQEEEEAVVGKEEKEPFGVKEEEGIEAVTVEEEEEDVEAFRMKKEEEAITLKEEKEPFGVKEEEEAISIKEEEEDVLGVTEEDENGEEEETENPVNTRERPDTDAHCDSLKSASGEPDPETSKPERRRHCSQCGKSFSWFGNLKRHERTHTKERPYQCIQCGKNFNSSEYMKKHEKIHSKPYHCSQCERSFTQRGDLKSHERTHTGEKPYHCSQCERNFFSSGSLKRHEGTHSVEKPFHCSHCEKSFRNLWNLKEHEQRHTMEKPFQCSHCGIKFTWFQQLKEHERIHIVEKSYQCLRCGKIFMQLGHLKVHEVTHTGEKPYQCSECGKRYSTSHGLKNHQKTHIVLPQLSHIFD, encoded by the exons atgagttcactaagctactgcccccttgctaaagaagaggtctgctggacggagaaagaagctctggggcTGAACATTATTgtaaaagaagaagaggagaatattacagtgaaaggagaggaagaagcttTCAGAATAAAACAAGAGGAAGAAGAGGCTGTTGTagggaaagaagagaaggaaccttttggagtgaaagaggaagaggggatagaggctgtcacagtggaagaggaagaggaggatgtagaagctttcagaatgaaaaaggaggaagaggccATAACATTGAAAGAAGAGAAGGAACCTTTTGGagtaaaagaggaagaggaggctatctcaataaaagaggaggaggaagatgtttTGGGAGTGACAGAGGAGGATGAaaatggagaggaggaagagactgaAAATCCTGTTAACACCA gggagagaccagacacagacgcTCACTGTGACAGCTTGAAGAGTgcttcaggggaaccagacccagAGACGTCCAAACCAGAAAGACGACgacactgctctcagtgtggaaagagttttagctGGTTTGGGAACCTGAAAcgacatgagaggacacacacaaagGAGAGACCCTATCAATGCATTCAGTGTGGAAAGAATTTTAATTCATCAGAATATatgaaaaaacatgaaaaaatacactctaagccttaccactgctcccagtgtgaaaGAAGTTTTACCCAACGGGGggacctgaaatcacatgagaggacacacacaggagagaagccttaccactgctcacaGTGTGAAAGGAATTTTTTCTCATCGGGGTCCTTGAAAAGACATGAGGGGACACACTCTGTGGAAAAACCTTTCCACTGTTCTCATTGTGAAAAGAGTTTTAGGAATTTATGGAACCTGAAAGAACATGAGCAAAGACACACAATGGAGAAGCCTTTCCAATGCTCCCACTGTGGAATTAAATTTACATGGTTTCAACAACTTAAAGAGCATGAAAGAATCCACATTGTAGAGAAAAGTTATCAGTGCCTCCGGTGTGGAAAGATATTTATGCAGTTAGGGCACCTGAAAGTCcatgaggtaacacacacaggggagaagccataccAATGCTCCGAGTGTGGAAAGAGATATAGCACCTCACATGGACTTAAAAATCATCAGAAAACACACATTGTGCTCCCACAATTGTCTCATATTTTTGACTga
- the LOC116358938 gene encoding zinc finger protein 664-like isoform X1 — translation MSSLSYCPLAKEEVCWTEKEALGLNIIVKEEEENITVKGEEEAFRIKQEEEEAVVGKEEKEPFGVKEEEGIEAVTVEEEEEDVEAFRMKKEEEAITLKEEKEPFGVKEEEEAISIKEEEEDVLGVTEEDENGEEEETENPVNTTGERPDTDAHCDSLKSASGEPDPETSKPERRRHCSQCGKSFSWFGNLKRHERTHTKERPYQCIQCGKNFNSSEYMKKHEKIHSKPYHCSQCERSFTQRGDLKSHERTHTGEKPYHCSQCERNFFSSGSLKRHEGTHSVEKPFHCSHCEKSFRNLWNLKEHEQRHTMEKPFQCSHCGIKFTWFQQLKEHERIHIVEKSYQCLRCGKIFMQLGHLKVHEVTHTGEKPYQCSECGKRYSTSHGLKNHQKTHIVLPQLSHIFD, via the exons atgagttcactaagctactgcccccttgctaaagaagaggtctgctggacggagaaagaagctctggggcTGAACATTATTgtaaaagaagaagaggagaatattacagtgaaaggagaggaagaagcttTCAGAATAAAACAAGAGGAAGAAGAGGCTGTTGTagggaaagaagagaaggaaccttttggagtgaaagaggaagaggggatagaggctgtcacagtggaagaggaagaggaggatgtagaagctttcagaatgaaaaaggaggaagaggccATAACATTGAAAGAAGAGAAGGAACCTTTTGGagtaaaagaggaagaggaggctatctcaataaaagaggaggaggaagatgtttTGGGAGTGACAGAGGAGGATGAaaatggagaggaggaagagactgaAAATCCTGTTAACACCA CAGgggagagaccagacacagacgcTCACTGTGACAGCTTGAAGAGTgcttcaggggaaccagacccagAGACGTCCAAACCAGAAAGACGACgacactgctctcagtgtggaaagagttttagctGGTTTGGGAACCTGAAAcgacatgagaggacacacacaaagGAGAGACCCTATCAATGCATTCAGTGTGGAAAGAATTTTAATTCATCAGAATATatgaaaaaacatgaaaaaatacactctaagccttaccactgctcccagtgtgaaaGAAGTTTTACCCAACGGGGggacctgaaatcacatgagaggacacacacaggagagaagccttaccactgctcacaGTGTGAAAGGAATTTTTTCTCATCGGGGTCCTTGAAAAGACATGAGGGGACACACTCTGTGGAAAAACCTTTCCACTGTTCTCATTGTGAAAAGAGTTTTAGGAATTTATGGAACCTGAAAGAACATGAGCAAAGACACACAATGGAGAAGCCTTTCCAATGCTCCCACTGTGGAATTAAATTTACATGGTTTCAACAACTTAAAGAGCATGAAAGAATCCACATTGTAGAGAAAAGTTATCAGTGCCTCCGGTGTGGAAAGATATTTATGCAGTTAGGGCACCTGAAAGTCcatgaggtaacacacacaggggagaagccataccAATGCTCCGAGTGTGGAAAGAGATATAGCACCTCACATGGACTTAAAAATCATCAGAAAACACACATTGTGCTCCCACAATTGTCTCATATTTTTGACTga